The following is a genomic window from Lysinibacillus sp. JNUCC-52.
CAGGATCGCCTAGAGTATTATAAAAAGGAAAAAACACATATGGAATTTTTCAATGATTAAAAATTGGGAGTGATAGTATGAAAAAAGCAATTATTTTCGATATGGATGGTACTTTATTTCAAACGAATCTTATATTAGAGCCTGCACTGACAGCAACTTTCGATGTGCTACGCACAAAGGGGTTATGGCAAGTGGACACACCGATTGAACAATATCGTGAAATTATGGGTGTTTCATTGCCTGTTGTATGGGAAACATTATGTCCGATGCATACATTAGAGGTGCGTGAAGCAAGTAATGCGCTATTTCATGACAAGCTTATTGAGCTGATAATAGATGGAAAAGGTGCATTATATCCAAATGCAGAGCAAGCACTTGCGGTGTTAGCGAACGACTATCATTTATACATAGCGAGCAATGGACAGAAGGAGTATTTGCAAGCAATTGTGGATACCTATAAGCTGAATCGTTATATAGAAGGGACATATAGTATTCAATCTATCCCAAGTGGTCATAAATCTGATTTGGTGAAAAGTGTAATAGAGCAAAATGCCATTCAAGCTGGCGCTGTTGTTGGAGATCGTGCGTCGGATATCCAAGCAGCATTGGATAATCAGCTGTTTTCAATAGGTGTTCGCTTTGATTTTGCTCAAGATGCTGAATTACAAAAGGCACATGTTGTAATAGATAACCTACTGGATATTACAAAGCATCTAACTACTTTTTCTCACTAATGCGAGGTCGATTTAAAGGTTTACATTGCATTTCATAAGGGGAAAGAGTAAAATAGTGCCAAACTATATTAAAGCGTTGAAAAGGAAAAGTAAATTGGACAAGCATTTAATAGAGAGCCTCTGCTGGTGGAAATGAGGTAAATGAACCCTTTTGAAAATGACCTTTGAGCTTCGTACCGAAAGCATGTGTGTGAGTAGATTACGACGAGATGGGCACTCGTTACAACAGCGGCAGTATCTCTTATATGAATGCAAGACGTACTGATTGAGGCAAATAGTGTGAGCTATTTGTAAATATAGGTGGTAACACGGGTATACTCGTCCTAATCAGTCATGATTAGGGCGTTTTTTTTATCTTCAAAAACAGTGGACAAGGAGAGAAATTCTTTTTGTCTCTAAATGAAGGTAAAGCCACTGACAGCTGTCTCATTGATTTTCATGCCAGCTTAAAAGAATGAAATTTAATAAGTCGAGGGGAGCAACTTAGGATGACAATTGTAATAGGAGGAGCGTGGCCTTATGCCAATGGCTCATTGCATTTAGGGCATATTGCCGCATTATTACCAGGTGATATTTTGGCTAGATATTACCGACAAAAAGGTGACAACGTATTGTATGTTTCAGGTAGTGATTGTAATGGAACCCCAATATCGATTCGAGCTGCACAGGAAAACACGACAACAAGTGCGATTGCAGATCGGTATCATCAGGAATTCACGCAATGTTTTCATGATTTAGGATTTACTTATGATTTATATACGAGAACGGATGCTCAGCATCACCATGAAGCTGTTCAGGCAATATTTCTACAATTGATGGCAAATAACTATTTATACAAAAAGAAAATTGAGCAGGCTTATTGTGAAACAGACAAACAGTTTTTACCTGACCGCTTTGTGGAAGGTACTTGTCCGAATTGCGGGGCAAAGGCACGTGGAGATCAGTGCGATAATTGTTCGAAAATTTTAGATCCACTAGAATTAATCGATAAGCGTTGTAAAATTTGTGGCAATGAGCCTGTTATTCGAGAAACAGAGCATTTTTATTTCACGTTTAGTCAATTCCAAGGAAGGCTAGAAACTTATGTAGCTGAGGCAAAGGCGGATAAGCGCTGGCGAGACAATGCAATAGGTTTAACCGAACGCTACTTAGCGGAAGGCGTTCCAGACCGTGCAGTTACGCGAGATTTGCCAAACGGCATTGATGTGCCTGTACCTGGCTTTGAAGGGAAGAAAATTTATGTGTGGATTGAAGCCGTAGCAGGGTATTTAACAGCAAGCATGGAATGGGCAAAACAACATAATATAGCGCTTGAGGAATTATGGAATGAAGAAACAGTCTCCTATTATGTGCATGGCAAAGATAATATTCCGTTCCATACAGTTATTTGGCCAGCGATATTGATGGGGATGGGTGCGAAAGCATTGCCAACACATATTGTCTCCAATGAATATTTAACATTGGAAAAAAGAAAATTATCAACAAGTCAAAATTGGGCTGTTTGGGTGCCATATATTTTAAGGCGCTATGACGCAGATTCTATTCGTTATTTTTTAACTATAAATGCGCCTGAAAATCGTGATACAGATTTTTCTTGGCGAGAATTTATATATAGTCATAATGGAGAATTGCTAGGAGCTTACGGCAATTTTGTTAATCGGACGTTGAAGTTTTTAGAAAAGTCATTTGCTAGTCAAGTACCACAGGTTGATGTAGATGGAACTATAAGAAAACAGACGATACAGTTGTTTAGTGATGTCGGTGTAGCGATTGAAGGGGGACATTTTAAACAAGGATTAGAGGAAATCTTTGCTTATATTCGTGCAGCCAATCGCTATTTTGATGAGCAGCAACCATGGTTACAGGTGAAGGAGAATATAGCAGCCTGTCATCAAACGCTTGCAACGTGTGTCTACATCATTGCAAATTTAGGACAAGTGCTACAACCATTTTTACCGTTCTCTACAGAGAAAATTCGAGACATGTTAGGCATCACAGAATTAATGTGGTATGAGCAAGTGGAGCTACCGAAAAGCATTGGCGAGGTGACACCGCTATTTGAACGACTTGATGTAGCGCTAATTGAAGAAGAATATGAGAAGCTAGTTAATGACAGTCATTCATAATTACACTGTTGATTTTTAGGGGACACCGCGAAATTGTGTGTGTGCCTGACACTAAATAAAAGGCCTTAAGAATAATCTTAAGGCCTTTTATCTTTGTAGATTAGCTCATAACAGGAGTTAAGTTCGCCACAACAATGCTGTTAATTGCATTGATATATGCAAGCGCACTTGCTTTTAAAATATCTGTATCTGCAGCTTTTGCAATATACTTTTCGCCGTCATGCTCAATCGTTATTTTAACTTTTCCTAGCGCTTCTTTACCACGCGATACACTGTTAATATTATACTCTACTAGCTTTACATCAATCTTTACAATTTCAGCGATGGCAGAATACAATGCATCAATTGGGCCAGAACCAACAGCACTTGCTTTCAATACTTCGTCACCTTTGCGAATTTTTACACTAGCAGAAGGGAAGCTTGTGTTGCTGACGACTTGTAAATCTTCAATATCAAAAAATTGCTCGCTATAATGAGTAGCATTGGCATGATTTGCGTCATGCTTTTCATAATAACTTTCCACGATAACATATAAGTCATGGTCATAAACTTCTTTTTTCGCATCAGCTAATTTTAGGAAACCATCGAAAATGCCTTCGAATTCCTCAGTAGAAAGATTAGAAAAGCCTAATTTTTCAAGTGCATTTTTTACAGCATGGCGTCCTGAACGAGCTGTTAGGACAAGTTCCATATCATCTAGACCTACATCTTCTGGATGCACGATTTCATAGGCATCACGAGATTTAAGTAGACCATCTTGGTGAATGCCAGATGAGTGTGCAAATGCATTATCTCCAGTAATAGCTTTGTTTACTTGGACATCCAAGCCCATAAAGCTTGAAACAAGGCGTGAAGTGTTCATAATTTCTCTTGTGTTAATGCGTGTCTCTGCATTGTAAACAGAACTACGTGTTTTGAGTGCCATTACTACTTCTTCAAGTGCTGCATTTCCTGCGCGTTCCCCAATGCCGTTAATTGTACATTCCACTTTATCAGCACCGTTTTTAATAGCTGCAAGTGTGTTAGCTGTTGCCATACCAAGGTCATTATGACAATGTACACTTAATAAAACACTATCGTTTACATTTTTCATGCGGTCATTCAGCTTATAAATCATAGCCCCAAATTCCTCTGGTTCAGCGAAACCAACAGTGTCAGGCACATTAATCATGGTTGCGCCAGCCTTCATAACAGCCTCTATCGTTTTCCATAGATACTCAAAATCTGAACGTGAAGCATCTTCTGTTGAGTATTGTACTTGTGGTAGCAGCGTTTTGGCATATTTCACAGCATCTACGCCAATTTGTAGTATTTGATCTTTAGATTTACTGAATTTCTTTTCAACATGTATATCAGAAGT
Proteins encoded in this region:
- a CDS encoding 2-isopropylmalate synthase, with the translated sequence MGRKIWVFDTTLRDGEQVPGAKLNLYEKVEIAQQLKKLGVDIIEAGFPASSQGDFDAVKAVAQKVGNTNDIMITALARAVKADIDSVYNAVKYAENPMIHMVLGTSDIHVEKKFSKSKDQILQIGVDAVKYAKTLLPQVQYSTEDASRSDFEYLWKTIEAVMKAGATMINVPDTVGFAEPEEFGAMIYKLNDRMKNVNDSVLLSVHCHNDLGMATANTLAAIKNGADKVECTINGIGERAGNAALEEVVMALKTRSSVYNAETRINTREIMNTSRLVSSFMGLDVQVNKAITGDNAFAHSSGIHQDGLLKSRDAYEIVHPEDVGLDDMELVLTARSGRHAVKNALEKLGFSNLSTEEFEGIFDGFLKLADAKKEVYDHDLYVIVESYYEKHDANHANATHYSEQFFDIEDLQVVSNTSFPSASVKIRKGDEVLKASAVGSGPIDALYSAIAEIVKIDVKLVEYNINSVSRGKEALGKVKITIEHDGEKYIAKAADTDILKASALAYINAINSIVVANLTPVMS
- the metG gene encoding methionine--tRNA ligase, with amino-acid sequence MTIVIGGAWPYANGSLHLGHIAALLPGDILARYYRQKGDNVLYVSGSDCNGTPISIRAAQENTTTSAIADRYHQEFTQCFHDLGFTYDLYTRTDAQHHHEAVQAIFLQLMANNYLYKKKIEQAYCETDKQFLPDRFVEGTCPNCGAKARGDQCDNCSKILDPLELIDKRCKICGNEPVIRETEHFYFTFSQFQGRLETYVAEAKADKRWRDNAIGLTERYLAEGVPDRAVTRDLPNGIDVPVPGFEGKKIYVWIEAVAGYLTASMEWAKQHNIALEELWNEETVSYYVHGKDNIPFHTVIWPAILMGMGAKALPTHIVSNEYLTLEKRKLSTSQNWAVWVPYILRRYDADSIRYFLTINAPENRDTDFSWREFIYSHNGELLGAYGNFVNRTLKFLEKSFASQVPQVDVDGTIRKQTIQLFSDVGVAIEGGHFKQGLEEIFAYIRAANRYFDEQQPWLQVKENIAACHQTLATCVYIIANLGQVLQPFLPFSTEKIRDMLGITELMWYEQVELPKSIGEVTPLFERLDVALIEEEYEKLVNDSHS
- a CDS encoding HAD family hydrolase, giving the protein MKKAIIFDMDGTLFQTNLILEPALTATFDVLRTKGLWQVDTPIEQYREIMGVSLPVVWETLCPMHTLEVREASNALFHDKLIELIIDGKGALYPNAEQALAVLANDYHLYIASNGQKEYLQAIVDTYKLNRYIEGTYSIQSIPSGHKSDLVKSVIEQNAIQAGAVVGDRASDIQAALDNQLFSIGVRFDFAQDAELQKAHVVIDNLLDITKHLTTFSH